A window of the Loxodonta africana isolate mLoxAfr1 chromosome 3, mLoxAfr1.hap2, whole genome shotgun sequence genome harbors these coding sequences:
- the LOC100663953 gene encoding olfactory receptor 7G1-like, whose amino-acid sequence MTFASGAEAAADPATTHLIVLSFFFSISFMNNMEPRNQTGVSEFFLLGLTEDSELQPLLYNIFLFMYLVTIMGNLLIILAVSYDSHLHTPMYFFLSNLSFTDICLSTTTVPKMLVNIKTQRKSITYTGCLTQVYAVLVFGGFENFLLGVMAYDRYIAICHPLTYTIIMNPHLLCLLILLSLFISIINALVHSLMLLPLSFCTNLEIPHFFCELAQVLKHTCSNIFINNLVLYFMTCIFGGITLSGIIFSYAQIVSSILRMPSRGGKYKVFSTCGSHLSVVFLFYGTVFGVYISSPFTHSSWKTAVASVMYLVVPQMMNPFIYSLRNRDMMGALRKIIGRIPPF is encoded by the coding sequence ATGACATTTGCCTCTGGTGCTGAAGCTGCTGCTGATCCAGCGACCACACATTTGATTGTCTTATCATTCTTCTTTTCCATCAGCTTCATGAACAATATGGAACCCAGAAACCAAACAGGAGTTTCAGAGTTCTTTCTTCTGGGATTAACAGAAGATTCAGAACTCCAGCCCCTTCTCTACAACATCTTTCTGTTCATGTACCTGGTGACCATCATGGGAAACCTGCTTATCATCCTGGCTGTCAGCTATGACTCCcacctccacactcccatgtacttctttctctcTAATCTGTCCTTTACAGATATCTGTTTAAGTACAACGACAGtcccaaagatgctggtgaacatcAAGACACAGAGAAAATCTATCACTTACACAGGCTGCCTCACCCAGGTATATGCTGTTCTGGTATTTGGAGGTTTTGAAAATTTTCTCCTTGgagtaatggcctatgaccgctatatAGCCATTTGTCACCCGCTGACCTACACGATCATTATGAACCCCCACCTCCTTTGCCTGCTGATTCTACTCTCTTTGTTCATTAGCATCATAAATGCCCTGGTCCATAGTCTAATGTTGTTGCCACTGTCTTTCTGCACAAACCTGGAAATCCCCCACTTCTTCTGTGAACTTGCTCAGGTTCTCAAACACACTTGTTCCAATATCTTCATCAATAACCTGGTGCTATATTTTATGACATGCATATTTGGTGGTATTACTCTCTCTGGGATCATTTTCTCTTATGCCCAAATTGTCTCCTCCATTCTGAGAATGCCATCAAGGGGTGGAAAGTATAAAGTTTTTTCCACCTGTGGATCTCATCTCTCAGTTGTTTTCTTGTTCTATGGGACAGTCTTTGGGGTGTATATTAGTTCTCCATTTACACACTCTTCCTGGAAGACAGCAGTAGCCTCAGTGATGTACCTTGTGGTCCCTCAAATGATGAATCCTtttatctacagcctgaggaacagggACATGATGGGAGCCTTGAGAAAAATCATTGGTAGGATACCTCCTTTTTAG